A section of the Prochlorococcus marinus XMU1402 genome encodes:
- the pyrC gene encoding dihydroorotase, whose protein sequence is MKTLTIIKPDDWHLHLREGLVLQNIIHFTSDYFGRAIVMPNTKSPIISINSAISYKKSIVEALPESSKFEPLMTIYLTDETDKEELINGFKNNVFFAAKLYPANATTNSSHGVRKIENLYKIFELMQDSGMPLLIHGEVTDSEVDIFDREEVFIDKELSQITKRFPKLKIVLEHITTSYAVNFVQENNIGATITPHHLHINRNAMFFGGLNSDFYCLPVAKRENNRLSLRKAATSGEKCFFLGTDSAPHLRKWKAFCGCAGIFNSPVAIASYLKVFEEEDALNNFEKFASLNGPNFYNVPPNKEKLKLVYRPNKIKEFIDVVEEKNIVGKIKPFHAGETLQWQVEGIVN, encoded by the coding sequence TTGAAGACTTTAACCATAATAAAACCTGATGATTGGCATTTGCATTTAAGAGAAGGTCTTGTATTACAAAATATCATTCATTTTACTTCAGACTATTTTGGAAGAGCCATTGTCATGCCAAATACCAAAAGTCCCATAATATCAATCAATAGCGCTATTTCTTATAAGAAATCTATTGTTGAAGCGTTACCAGAAAGTTCTAAGTTTGAACCACTTATGACAATCTATCTTACAGATGAGACTGATAAAGAGGAACTAATAAATGGTTTTAAAAATAATGTCTTTTTCGCAGCAAAATTGTATCCTGCCAATGCCACAACAAATTCTAGTCATGGAGTTAGGAAAATAGAAAATCTATATAAGATCTTTGAATTAATGCAAGATTCTGGAATGCCTCTTTTAATTCATGGGGAAGTGACTGATTCTGAAGTAGATATATTTGATAGAGAAGAAGTTTTTATAGATAAAGAACTCTCTCAAATAACTAAAAGATTTCCAAAATTAAAAATAGTTTTAGAACATATAACTACCTCTTATGCAGTGAATTTTGTTCAAGAAAATAATATTGGAGCTACTATTACTCCGCATCATTTACATATAAATAGAAATGCAATGTTTTTTGGAGGCTTAAATAGTGATTTTTACTGCTTACCAGTTGCTAAGAGGGAAAATAATAGACTCTCTTTAAGGAAAGCTGCCACAAGTGGGGAAAAATGTTTTTTCTTGGGAACTGACTCTGCTCCACATCTTAGGAAGTGGAAGGCTTTTTGTGGATGTGCAGGTATTTTTAATTCGCCAGTAGCAATAGCTAGCTATCTAAAGGTATTCGAAGAGGAAGATGCTTTAAATAATTTTGAAAAGTTTGCAAGTTTGAATGGCCCTAATTTTTATAATGTACCCCCAAATAAAGAAAAATTAAAATTAGTTTATAGACCTAATAAAATTAAAGAGTTTATTGATGTTGTTGAAGAAAAAAATATCGTCGGAAAAATAAAACCATTTCATGCAGGTGAAACTTTACAATGGCAAGTAGAAGGAATAGTAAATTAA
- a CDS encoding ATP-dependent Clp protease ATP-binding subunit codes for MKIVPSEFSNSAWGYFILAKEIAYKNHQQNVDSDNLFLALIKQDNLTKKILKNNNVNIKEIEKEIMSSLNLKAKMKNKQDNLYIGDTLHKVFLKANDIKNTLNDVVISTEHLVYGLTYDNNYGFQILNQKGIPEFLETIKKMKSDPALKNEFDTSTESLEKYGTDLTQSARDGILDPVIGRDEEIRRTIQILSRRTKNNPVLIGEPGVGKTAIVEGLAQRIINGDVPSALQDRQLISLDMGSLIAGAKYRGEFEERIKNVLKRVKESDGKIILFIDEIHTVVGAGASGGSLDASNLLKPMLARGELRCIGATTIIEHKQNIEKDPALERRFQKIKIDAPSIDDTVSILRGLRERYEVHHSVRISDNALVAAANLSERYINDRFLPDKAIDLIDEAASRLNMVITSKPEEIDEIDRKVLQFEMEKLSLKRETDDFSVERLKKINNELLSLKDKQAELSAKWKKEKDEIDEISTIKEEIEFVQLQIDQAKRSFDLNKAAELEFGTLNSLQKKLKEKSECLVNSQKNGETSLLRQEVTFDDIAEVVSKWTSIPVQNLNQSEKDKLLSLESILKEKIIGQDNAIRAVSDSIKRSRTGLNDPSKPLASFLFLGPTGVGKTELSKVTAKIIFDSTSSITRLDMSEYMEKHSVSKIIGAPPGYLGFESGGQLTEAVRKNPYSLILLDEIEKAHKDILDILLQVLDDGIITDGQGRTINFKNSIIVITSNLGSQSINDLSVRKEDTDEIKKIVDNELKKFFKPEFLNRLDEIVIFNNLELKNIKEIAKIQLQNLEKRLNKKNLKLKITDEAISHLVENSFDYAYGARPLKRIIKKQIETKISNNILNNHYLNKDEINIYLVNGEIIVD; via the coding sequence ATGAAAATAGTCCCAAGCGAATTTTCAAATTCTGCTTGGGGCTATTTTATTTTGGCCAAAGAAATTGCCTATAAAAATCATCAACAAAACGTAGACTCTGACAATTTATTTTTAGCTCTTATAAAACAAGATAACCTTACAAAAAAAATCTTAAAAAATAATAATGTAAATATCAAAGAAATTGAGAAAGAAATAATGTCTTCATTAAATTTGAAGGCAAAAATGAAAAACAAACAAGATAATTTATATATCGGTGATACTCTTCACAAAGTATTTTTGAAAGCGAATGATATTAAAAATACTTTAAATGATGTAGTGATATCAACAGAACACTTAGTTTACGGTTTGACTTATGATAATAACTATGGATTTCAAATTTTAAATCAAAAAGGCATTCCAGAATTTCTTGAAACTATAAAGAAAATGAAGTCAGATCCAGCATTAAAAAACGAATTTGATACTTCTACTGAGTCTTTGGAAAAATATGGTACTGATCTAACTCAATCTGCACGAGATGGAATTTTAGACCCAGTTATAGGAAGGGATGAAGAGATTAGAAGAACAATTCAAATACTGAGTAGAAGAACAAAAAATAATCCGGTTCTTATTGGAGAACCTGGGGTTGGTAAAACGGCCATTGTTGAAGGGTTGGCTCAAAGAATTATTAATGGCGATGTGCCTTCTGCCTTACAAGATAGGCAACTAATTTCATTAGATATGGGTTCACTTATAGCTGGGGCGAAATATCGTGGAGAATTTGAAGAAAGAATAAAAAATGTCCTGAAGAGAGTTAAGGAATCAGACGGGAAAATCATTCTTTTTATTGATGAAATTCATACAGTTGTTGGAGCTGGTGCTAGCGGAGGTTCTTTAGATGCGAGCAACCTATTAAAACCAATGCTTGCAAGAGGAGAACTTAGATGTATTGGTGCTACAACTATTATTGAACATAAACAAAATATAGAAAAAGATCCTGCTCTAGAACGAAGATTTCAGAAAATAAAAATTGATGCTCCTTCAATAGATGATACTGTATCAATATTAAGAGGATTGAGAGAAAGGTACGAAGTACATCATAGTGTGAGAATTTCTGATAATGCTTTAGTTGCAGCTGCAAACCTTAGCGAAAGATATATTAACGATAGATTTCTTCCTGACAAAGCAATAGATCTAATCGATGAAGCAGCCTCAAGATTAAATATGGTCATAACTTCCAAACCTGAAGAAATTGATGAAATTGATCGAAAAGTTCTGCAGTTTGAGATGGAAAAATTATCTTTAAAAAGAGAAACAGATGATTTTTCTGTAGAAAGATTAAAAAAAATCAACAATGAACTTTTATCCCTCAAAGATAAACAGGCAGAATTAAGCGCTAAATGGAAAAAAGAAAAAGATGAAATTGATGAGATTAGCACCATAAAAGAAGAAATTGAATTTGTTCAATTGCAAATAGATCAAGCCAAAAGGAGTTTTGACCTCAACAAGGCAGCAGAATTAGAATTTGGAACTTTAAATTCTTTACAAAAAAAATTAAAAGAAAAAAGTGAGTGTCTAGTTAATTCTCAGAAAAACGGAGAGACAAGTCTTTTAAGGCAAGAGGTTACTTTTGATGATATTGCAGAAGTGGTCTCAAAGTGGACCTCTATTCCAGTACAGAACTTAAACCAGTCAGAAAAAGATAAACTTTTGAGCCTCGAGTCAATCCTTAAAGAAAAAATTATTGGTCAAGATAATGCAATTAGGGCTGTTTCAGATTCCATTAAGAGATCGAGGACTGGTCTAAATGATCCAAGCAAGCCATTAGCCAGTTTCCTATTTTTAGGTCCAACTGGTGTTGGGAAAACAGAGCTGAGTAAAGTAACAGCCAAAATTATATTCGATTCAACTTCTTCAATTACAAGATTAGATATGTCTGAATATATGGAAAAGCATTCAGTAAGCAAAATTATAGGTGCGCCCCCTGGATATTTAGGTTTCGAATCTGGAGGACAATTAACTGAAGCAGTGCGGAAAAATCCTTATTCGTTGATACTTTTAGATGAAATAGAAAAAGCACACAAAGATATTTTAGATATTCTTTTACAAGTTCTAGATGATGGAATTATTACTGATGGGCAAGGTCGTACAATCAATTTCAAAAATTCAATCATCGTTATCACAAGTAATTTAGGTAGTCAATCAATTAATGATTTATCAGTTAGAAAAGAAGATACAGATGAAATTAAAAAAATTGTAGATAATGAACTTAAAAAATTTTTCAAGCCTGAGTTTTTAAATCGACTTGATGAAATAGTTATTTTTAATAATTTAGAATTAAAAAACATAAAAGAAATTGCAAAAATCCAGCTTCAAAATTTAGAAAAAAGACTTAACAAAAAAAACTTAAAATTAAAAATTACGGATGAGGCGATTAGCCACCTTGTCGAAAATAGTTTCGATTATGCCTATGGGGCGAGGCCTTTAAAAAGAATTATTAAAAAACAAATTGAGACAAAAATTTCAAATAATATATTGAATAATCATTACCTTAATAAAGACGAAATTAATATTTATTTGGTTAATGGAGAGATAATTGTTGATTAA
- the trpA gene encoding tryptophan synthase subunit alpha, with protein sequence MKDNKMKISKNESLSKIDKKFCELKNNKKLALMPFIMAGDPNIEITSEILLKLQENGADLIELGIPYSDPLADGPVIQVAASRALKSGTDLRKVIKLLESLKGKLNIPIILFSYLNPLLCFGFENFCEIASNAGVSGLIVPDLPLEEAYKFSKIVSYHSMDLILLVAPTTPFERMKQISNHTKGFTYLVSVTGVTGERNKMENRVENLIAKLKDVNSNPIAVGFGISTPEHVNKVREWGADGVIIGSAFVKRISTLSEKDVVYHVGEFCKEMRSAADQKDKYKDNLLTKKM encoded by the coding sequence ATGAAAGATAACAAAATGAAAATTTCTAAAAATGAATCTTTATCTAAGATAGATAAGAAGTTTTGTGAGTTAAAAAATAATAAAAAATTAGCTTTGATGCCCTTTATAATGGCTGGAGACCCCAATATTGAAATAACTTCTGAGATTCTATTAAAGTTACAAGAAAATGGAGCTGATCTTATTGAATTAGGTATCCCTTACAGTGATCCACTTGCAGACGGCCCTGTTATTCAAGTGGCGGCCTCTCGCGCCTTAAAGTCAGGTACTGACCTAAGAAAAGTAATTAAACTTTTAGAGTCTTTAAAAGGTAAATTAAATATTCCCATCATTCTTTTTTCTTACTTAAATCCATTACTATGTTTTGGCTTTGAAAATTTTTGTGAGATTGCATCTAATGCTGGAGTTTCTGGACTAATAGTTCCTGATCTACCTTTAGAGGAAGCTTATAAATTTTCTAAAATAGTTAGTTACCATTCTATGGACTTGATTTTATTAGTAGCTCCAACTACTCCATTTGAAAGAATGAAACAAATATCCAATCATACAAAAGGCTTTACTTATTTGGTAAGTGTTACAGGAGTCACTGGTGAGAGAAATAAAATGGAAAATAGAGTTGAAAATCTCATTGCTAAATTAAAAGATGTAAATAGCAATCCAATTGCTGTCGGTTTTGGGATATCCACGCCTGAACATGTTAATAAAGTTCGTGAGTGGGGAGCAGATGGCGTGATTATTGGGAGTGCATTTGTAAAACGAATTTCTACTTTAAGTGAAAAAGATGTCGTTTATCATGTTGGTGAATTTTGTAAAGAAATGCGTTCTGCTGCTGATCAAAAAGATAAATATAAAGATAATTTATTAACTAAAAAGATGTAA
- a CDS encoding 6-carboxytetrahydropterin synthase, protein MYIHSLKFSCSKSYEDFPCSHRQWRHEGHCRFVHGYSRSFTFWFTAKKLDLNGFVVDFSSLKPLENRLKDQFDHTFLVNKDDPLLNYWEKLHDLDALDLRIMDNVGMEFTSELIWRWANEYLQDKDKGRTCCWKTESKENKSNKASYEQIPDWFKT, encoded by the coding sequence ATGTATATTCATTCTTTGAAATTTTCATGCAGCAAAAGTTACGAGGATTTTCCCTGTTCACACAGGCAATGGCGCCATGAAGGCCACTGCAGATTTGTGCATGGATATTCAAGATCATTCACCTTTTGGTTCACTGCAAAAAAGTTAGACCTAAATGGTTTTGTTGTGGATTTTTCAAGTCTAAAGCCTCTAGAAAATAGATTAAAGGATCAATTTGACCATACTTTTTTAGTAAATAAAGATGATCCTTTGTTGAATTACTGGGAAAAATTACATGACTTAGATGCTTTAGATCTAAGAATTATGGATAATGTTGGAATGGAGTTCACTTCTGAATTGATTTGGAGATGGGCTAATGAATACTTGCAGGACAAGGATAAGGGTAGAACCTGTTGTTGGAAAACAGAATCAAAAGAAAATAAATCTAATAAAGCAAGTTATGAGCAAATTCCTGATTGGTTCAAAACTTAG
- a CDS encoding AbrB family transcriptional regulator, whose translation MLTGSDLLAKVKELGDVSKSDLVRSCGYVSTKKNGGERLNFTAFYEALLEAKGVNLGDSGVTGIGKGGRKLSYIATVQGNGNLLIGKAYTALLDLKAGDEFEIKLGRKQIRLLPTEES comes from the coding sequence ATGCTAACTGGTAGCGATCTCCTTGCAAAAGTTAAAGAACTTGGTGATGTTAGCAAATCTGACTTAGTTCGTTCTTGTGGATATGTTTCCACTAAGAAAAACGGAGGTGAACGCTTAAATTTTACCGCATTTTATGAAGCGCTTTTAGAAGCAAAAGGGGTTAACTTGGGTGATTCTGGAGTTACAGGTATTGGGAAAGGTGGAAGAAAACTTAGTTATATAGCTACAGTTCAAGGCAATGGAAATCTTCTGATTGGGAAAGCCTATACAGCACTTCTTGATTTAAAAGCAGGTGATGAATTCGAAATTAAGCTGGGAAGAAAACAAATCAGATTATTACCTACAGAAGAATCTTAA
- a CDS encoding NAD-dependent epimerase/dehydratase family protein, with protein sequence MAYKNLLITGANGCVGQYLVDWFLKNTKFRLYLMVRDKSKLPISVQKNKKVKLMVCDIRESSKYKKEISQINYLIHTATAWGDPRRAYEVNIKAFEGLLEMVDIDKLEKIIYFSTASILDTQTELMRESLIYGTEYIQTKYECFKRLRESTFAEKTFAVFPTLVFGGNLGIKSKYPVSYLTSGLKEIEKWLWIARFLKLDSKFHFIHANDIAQICGFLIKNYKEEQYKGFRKFVLGQKFISIDHAIITLLKRNNMRRYFAIPLTKKILKILLRILPIQTTAWDSFSIKKYDFNHVPITNPETFKLKSYAKSLNDILRLSKLPSCNNN encoded by the coding sequence TTGGCATATAAAAACTTATTAATAACAGGTGCGAATGGATGTGTTGGCCAATATTTAGTTGATTGGTTTTTAAAAAACACAAAATTCAGGCTTTATCTCATGGTAAGAGACAAAAGTAAGTTGCCAATTTCTGTTCAAAAAAATAAAAAAGTCAAGCTAATGGTGTGTGATATCAGGGAATCAAGTAAGTATAAAAAAGAAATTAGTCAAATTAATTACCTAATACATACTGCTACAGCTTGGGGAGATCCAAGAAGAGCCTATGAAGTAAACATTAAAGCTTTTGAAGGATTACTTGAAATGGTTGATATTGACAAGTTAGAAAAAATTATTTATTTTTCAACAGCTAGCATTCTTGATACCCAAACAGAATTAATGAGGGAATCATTGATTTATGGAACAGAATACATTCAAACAAAATATGAATGTTTCAAGAGACTTAGAGAAAGCACATTTGCAGAAAAAACTTTCGCTGTTTTCCCTACCTTGGTTTTCGGAGGAAATCTTGGAATAAAAAGTAAATATCCTGTGAGTTATTTAACTAGTGGATTGAAAGAGATTGAAAAATGGCTTTGGATAGCAAGATTTTTAAAACTGGATTCTAAATTTCACTTTATACACGCAAATGATATCGCTCAAATTTGTGGGTTTCTAATCAAAAATTATAAAGAAGAGCAATACAAAGGCTTTAGAAAATTTGTCCTAGGTCAAAAATTTATTTCAATTGACCATGCCATAATTACACTTTTAAAAAGAAATAATATGAGAAGATATTTTGCTATACCTCTTACAAAAAAAATTCTAAAAATATTATTAAGAATTCTTCCCATCCAAACTACCGCTTGGGATAGCTTCAGTATCAAGAAATATGACTTTAATCATGTCCCCATCACTAATCCAGAGACTTTCAAACTTAAAAGTTATGCAAAGTCACTGAATGATATTTTAAGGTTATCAAAGTTACCAAGCTGTAATAACAATTAA
- a CDS encoding YkvA family protein: MKENYKNQEKIYDAEVLESSTFDENIIINILIKAGRTIAKPALEVLELALDPYTPAQVRVSLMAALAYLIMPFDLFPDFIPSVGFSDDFVALTAVLSIWSKYMTPSIRAKAENKLNKLFPFF, from the coding sequence ATGAAAGAGAATTACAAAAATCAAGAAAAAATATATGATGCCGAAGTTTTAGAAAGTTCAACATTTGATGAGAATATCATTATCAACATTCTTATTAAAGCTGGGAGAACAATTGCCAAGCCTGCCCTAGAAGTTTTGGAATTGGCTTTAGATCCTTATACTCCAGCACAAGTAAGAGTTTCATTAATGGCTGCGTTAGCATATCTAATAATGCCATTTGATCTTTTCCCGGACTTCATACCATCAGTTGGTTTTAGTGATGATTTTGTAGCCCTCACAGCAGTACTTAGTATATGGAGCAAGTACATGACTCCTTCGATAAGAGCAAAAGCAGAGAATAAGCTCAATAAGTTATTCCCTTTTTTTTGA
- a CDS encoding sigma-70 family RNA polymerase sigma factor produces the protein MSSLSDFLGEIGRHQLLTPEKELTMGRKVQEMVMLVNRCQEAGGKGAACEYSEDEKKKIRIGEKAKNEMITANLRLVVNLAKRYQGKGLELLDLIQEGTLGLTRAVEKYDPSRGHRFSTYAYWWIRQGLNRALSTQSRTIRIPVNINEKLTKLRSAKSKLMQLKGIPPNSAELAEEMKITKEEIDELLSCELRSITVSLQGTVKSKSDPSELVDILPSDQTPPMELAELAERTASAWKLLDKANLTEKERKIVSLRFGLDGSNEWRTLAEVARHMSCSREYCRQVVQRALRKLRKTGIQNGLVDSIS, from the coding sequence GTGAGTTCATTAAGCGATTTTCTTGGTGAAATTGGTCGCCATCAACTTTTGACTCCCGAAAAAGAACTCACCATGGGCAGAAAAGTCCAAGAGATGGTAATGCTTGTCAATAGATGTCAAGAGGCAGGTGGTAAAGGCGCTGCTTGTGAATATTCAGAAGATGAAAAAAAGAAGATCAGAATTGGTGAAAAAGCAAAAAATGAGATGATAACAGCCAACTTAAGATTAGTTGTGAATCTTGCTAAAAGATATCAAGGGAAGGGATTAGAATTGTTGGATTTAATTCAGGAGGGAACTTTAGGCCTTACAAGAGCTGTAGAAAAATATGATCCCTCTAGGGGGCACAGATTTTCCACCTATGCTTATTGGTGGATCAGGCAAGGATTAAATAGAGCATTATCAACTCAAAGTAGGACCATTAGAATACCAGTGAATATAAATGAAAAACTTACAAAATTAAGATCAGCGAAATCAAAGCTTATGCAACTTAAAGGTATTCCTCCTAATAGCGCTGAACTGGCTGAAGAAATGAAAATAACTAAAGAGGAAATTGATGAACTCCTCTCTTGTGAATTGAGGAGTATTACTGTCAGTCTTCAAGGTACTGTTAAATCAAAGTCAGATCCTTCAGAGTTAGTTGATATTCTTCCAAGTGATCAAACTCCTCCAATGGAGTTAGCTGAATTAGCCGAGAGGACAGCCTCTGCTTGGAAGTTATTAGATAAAGCAAATTTAACTGAAAAAGAAAGAAAGATAGTAAGCCTAAGATTTGGCTTAGACGGCTCAAATGAATGGAGAACTTTAGCTGAAGTGGCTAGACATATGAGCTGTAGCAGAGAATATTGCCGACAAGTTGTTCAACGTGCTTTAAGAAAACTTAGAAAAACGGGAATACAAAATGGATTGGTTGATAGTATTAGCTAA
- a CDS encoding DUF3007 family protein: protein MTKGKVIQIGLFLSLIGLISYKFAPQIGIDNFTATTLSSCILILIVITWVTSYVYRVVNGKMTFMEQRKRYRKEYEKVVNDKLETKFNALSKEEQQKLMEDLEKNP, encoded by the coding sequence TTGACTAAAGGTAAAGTTATACAAATAGGTTTATTTCTTTCATTAATAGGATTAATTAGTTATAAATTTGCACCGCAAATTGGTATCGACAATTTTACAGCTACTACACTCTCAAGTTGTATCTTAATTTTGATTGTTATTACTTGGGTAACATCTTATGTTTATAGAGTTGTAAATGGAAAAATGACGTTTATGGAACAAAGGAAGCGTTATAGAAAAGAGTATGAAAAAGTTGTTAATGATAAACTAGAAACCAAATTCAATGCATTGTCAAAGGAAGAGCAGCAAAAACTAATGGAAGATTTAGAGAAAAATCCATAA
- the petE gene encoding plastocyanin — translation MLRSIFAGLFAIVLTLGLGISSVSAKTVEVKLGTDAGMLAFEPSTVTISTGDTVKFVNNKLAPHNAVFDGHEELSHADLAFAPGESWEETFDTAGTYDYYCEPHRGAGMVGKVIVE, via the coding sequence ATGTTACGTTCAATCTTTGCAGGGTTATTCGCAATAGTTTTAACTCTAGGTCTAGGAATTTCATCAGTTTCAGCTAAGACTGTTGAAGTGAAACTTGGAACGGATGCTGGAATGCTTGCATTTGAACCAAGTACAGTAACCATTAGTACTGGTGATACAGTTAAATTCGTCAATAACAAATTAGCTCCTCATAATGCTGTTTTTGATGGACATGAGGAATTAAGTCATGCAGATTTGGCTTTTGCTCCAGGAGAGTCTTGGGAAGAAACATTTGATACTGCAGGAACTTATGATTACTATTGCGAGCCTCATAGAGGAGCTGGAATGGTAGGTAAAGTTATTGTTGAATAA
- the ndhL gene encoding NAD(P)H-quinone oxidoreductase subunit L has product MESFFNNSFATLIAYIGIISIYLLVIPLLLFYWMNNRWNIMGKFERLGIYGLVFLFFPGLILFSPFLNLRLKGSGKG; this is encoded by the coding sequence ATGGAAAGTTTTTTCAATAATTCATTCGCTACTTTAATTGCTTATATTGGAATTATTTCTATCTATTTATTAGTTATTCCATTATTACTTTTTTACTGGATGAATAATAGATGGAATATTATGGGCAAATTTGAAAGATTAGGAATTTATGGTCTTGTATTCCTTTTCTTTCCAGGTTTAATTTTATTTTCTCCATTTTTAAATCTCAGACTAAAAGGAAGTGGTAAAGGGTAA
- the hisIE gene encoding bifunctional phosphoribosyl-AMP cyclohydrolase/phosphoribosyl-ATP diphosphatase HisIE, which produces MTYSTNFSIEDLRFDNYGLIPAIAQDWLDGSILMLAWMNKESLTMTLETKNVHYWSRSRSEIWRKGATSGSTQILKEIRFDCDNDALILLIEQNGSGACHTGEKSCFFNEIQINQNHKKEKKTTPFSNICSELFNTINERSINPSEKSYTNHLLTKGSNTILKKIGEESAEFIMACKDNDKNSISNEAADLIYHLQVALMYKGVHWRDILAVLESRKKINN; this is translated from the coding sequence ATGACTTATTCAACTAATTTTTCGATAGAAGATCTACGCTTTGATAATTATGGATTAATCCCTGCAATAGCACAAGATTGGCTTGACGGATCAATTCTTATGCTTGCTTGGATGAACAAAGAATCGTTGACAATGACACTTGAAACCAAAAACGTTCATTACTGGAGCAGGTCAAGATCAGAAATTTGGAGAAAAGGAGCTACAAGCGGAAGTACCCAAATACTCAAAGAGATAAGATTCGACTGCGATAATGATGCGCTAATCCTTTTGATTGAACAAAATGGTTCAGGAGCATGTCACACTGGGGAAAAAAGTTGTTTTTTCAACGAAATCCAAATTAATCAAAATCATAAAAAAGAGAAAAAAACAACTCCCTTTTCAAATATTTGCTCCGAATTATTTAATACAATTAACGAAAGGTCAATAAATCCATCAGAAAAAAGTTACACAAATCATTTATTAACAAAAGGCAGTAATACTATTCTGAAAAAAATTGGAGAGGAATCTGCAGAATTTATAATGGCTTGCAAAGATAATGATAAAAATTCAATCTCAAATGAAGCTGCTGATTTAATTTATCATCTGCAAGTAGCCCTTATGTATAAAGGAGTTCATTGGAGAGATATACTTGCAGTTCTAGAATCAAGAAAAAAAATAAATAATTAA
- a CDS encoding YciI family protein encodes MEKFVVFGKYCEDAIIKREPFRDQHLNRLKNLKDRDILVTLGPTKCTKYLFGIFNANDKNELKDLIEEDIYWEKGIWIKYDIYPWIQAF; translated from the coding sequence ATGGAAAAGTTTGTAGTTTTTGGGAAGTATTGTGAAGATGCAATTATTAAAAGGGAACCATTTCGTGATCAACATCTAAATAGACTTAAAAATTTAAAAGATAGAGATATTTTAGTTACTTTAGGGCCAACAAAATGTACTAAATATTTGTTTGGAATTTTTAATGCAAATGATAAAAATGAGTTGAAAGATCTTATTGAGGAGGATATATATTGGGAAAAAGGTATATGGATTAAGTATGATATTTATCCCTGGATTCAGGCTTTCTAA